From Actinomyces slackii, a single genomic window includes:
- a CDS encoding type II toxin-antitoxin system PemK/MazF family toxin, with product MRRLGSMLSSGDIVEVDLGTPIGSEAGPRRPGVVVTADGILQGDPNVVHVVPLTRTIRPSGAEVYIEPDGQNQLTAPSAAQCQHVRSVSVARLSGNRGVVGPVLLSEIREVLGLLLDL from the coding sequence ATGAGAAGGCTTGGCTCAATGCTGAGCTCGGGTGACATCGTCGAGGTCGACCTTGGCACACCCATCGGGAGTGAAGCGGGTCCTCGCCGCCCCGGCGTCGTCGTCACCGCAGACGGCATCTTGCAAGGCGATCCCAACGTAGTGCACGTGGTCCCGCTGACCCGGACCATCCGGCCCAGCGGGGCGGAGGTCTACATCGAACCCGATGGACAGAACCAGCTCACAGCCCCCTCAGCAGCGCAGTGTCAGCATGTGCGGTCTGTCTCCGTCGCGCGGCTTTCTGGGAACCGAGGAGTCGTAGGACCAGTTCTCCTCAGCGAGATTCGTGAGGTGCTCGGACTGCTCCTGGATCTGTGA
- a CDS encoding DEAD/DEAH box helicase — protein MPLLLPSLQAERIRRSVVDYLSTTFALTDAEPRRALAEFLEDGQQGVFTGPFARLRLPYVPASARSDALDWDPGLNPYRHQEDAYRRLTTKGGHRPQPTLITTGTGSGKTEAFLHPVLDHVLRARAEGVTGLKALILYPMNALASDQAGRLAHLLTSDPALVGIRAALYTGDASATPTTHVAPTSLITDRHAIRHDPPDILLTNYKMLDQLLLRPEDRELWQASAASLTYLVLDEFHTYDGAQGTDVAMLLRRLGLALRAHLPADDPRQEDYTRSPLGPFCPVATSATLGDGDPTRMLGFARDVFGTDLADEAVITETRASLGTWAEPHQAATAALGLAEHARRLADLPAEDLRRLADVAEQPATEPEQLLSSVASVLYDIPDDPRASLTASDLAHAIQAHPDVLDLIRDAEHAAPLTELAGRLLTPAQLTEPAVSRRALAALLAALSAIRAGLDGGPDRGAVGVEVTMWVREVTRVDRLLDARPAFRWADSPSQQAQDAPARPALYCRSCGRSGWGIVLAPTGQGEKADQSHARRDRLAGDTRFRALLAAPGEEADYRNRITAGDPNPQAHHPGLRWYSVTDRELLTRMPAEDSLEAREGHYLPVLVLTGDERTIAEDTTRDVCPSCGARDAIRFLGSAVATLLSVSLTTLFGDDALDNADKRALIFTDSVQDAAHRAGFVDQRSHTMSLRSALRGALTTETDLPSWADAALEAASPSAFDRYRLVPAALSDHQQFTPYWAPKATASKRRTAAGYVRRRLLFDMALEVGLQSTYGRTLEATGSLTVHVDVGSPADLARIARAALGEDGAPAALPGLEAATETALLTWVRGTVERMRREGAIDHEWLERYKKEDGRRLWIWFKRSRKEGQPAFPAGRSAPSFPQVGGRIDTRHSAFTQVSSTQSWYATWTRKCLGVTPTHAARLASSLLAHLAQAGVLSTTRTVSGGTVYGIPAERVLVTPWSADDGEDLLLVCDTCRSQLPAAAATTSQLDSAPCLVARCPGHLRATHHPGDSFYRAMYAAAHVRRVDAREHTSLLEATERAAVEAGFKRPVQQPGDPNVLVATPTLEMGIDIGDLSTVMLGSLPETVASYVQRVGRAGRRSGSALALAYVPGRVGQIRLLEDPARLLDGAVAPPATYLGAEEILRRQFLAYVIDTLTRESHPAVPGGGRGRGTARTAFDMRGQGTLIAAITERIARDGALLAAAFTATFANRTPALGRLTSWASNDGGAGPRAMLERAATEHRAEVEQLRHQDQQIEAALPELIAATERPNPTEEDHRARRAAEGARKAIAARLIDVEQEFWVAALERHGVLPNYALIDDAVRLSARVSWRDPEKDEFNTEPHDIDRASAHALHELAPGTVFYTRGMEMSIDGVDSSGLAEQAQWWLTCSSCGYVKIHDPQEHPPAAPGQCPRCGDTAIADVGRARRVLRLTRVFADVAKDDARIGDSRDERAAMRFEVHPLADLDPSRTERQWSVDATGFGINRFRSLPLRWLNTGRALPGQSVDQVGGTPVRARGFRLCEACGKLDTSTGASSPREHRAWCEHRSDPREHVIQVDLMRDLTTEAIALVLPQGFASDQPGVASLASALMLGLEITTGGAPDHLGILSAPYPVLRGAPGETRPALLLHDTVPGGTGYLTDLGEPAAAWGLLVRTAQRLETCPCAAQGKDLCHNCLQPHAAGTAGTTGTASSAGTASGEVSRASALHALRQLLGLEAGEPATDLDPAEPRWRVTDEPVRAGYGESPLEVRFRSELKDRLSADMAVRVSGDPSGAPALDLDGGRWRVRPQVDALGRTRPDFTALHASGRAPIAIYTDGLSYHASREHNRLADDATKRAALRAHGYRVIAVAKDDLDGPWNPRWLDDNAAAALKNGSLGAARASAITDEAIEVWRGGPMTLLAAMLRDDATGANAQAVALSALADSLWGPLILGAAGHTAFFGGATLRYTAAARPEANPLWEAVHALLPDENLPDPIAPTTAASGAIFSGPHLALAIQTSDSATTGIALVIDDSNEALASPEHRDAWLTWLRLSNVLPLAGASVTITTTSLALEELRARAEASGSDSGSDQAAMAALGWDRVDRELADPQVLALLPHLAAAGVRFEREGQEEADGVMTDLSWPAQRVAVVVEPEDEAVEALEAAGWRVTAVGDDGAVTAAEIRSLLEGR, from the coding sequence ATGCCGCTCCTGCTGCCCTCGCTCCAGGCCGAACGCATCCGGCGCTCGGTCGTCGACTACCTGTCGACGACCTTCGCGCTGACGGATGCCGAGCCCCGGCGCGCCCTGGCCGAGTTCCTGGAGGACGGGCAGCAGGGCGTCTTCACCGGCCCCTTCGCCCGCCTGCGCCTGCCGTATGTGCCCGCGAGCGCCCGCTCCGACGCCCTCGACTGGGACCCCGGGCTCAATCCCTACCGCCACCAGGAGGACGCCTACCGGCGCCTGACCACCAAGGGCGGCCACCGCCCCCAGCCCACCCTCATCACCACCGGCACCGGCTCGGGCAAGACCGAGGCCTTCCTCCACCCCGTGCTCGACCACGTCCTGCGGGCCCGCGCGGAAGGCGTCACCGGCCTCAAGGCCCTCATCCTCTACCCCATGAACGCCCTGGCCTCCGACCAGGCCGGCCGCCTCGCCCACCTGCTGACCTCCGACCCCGCCCTGGTCGGCATCCGGGCAGCCCTCTACACCGGCGACGCCTCGGCCACCCCCACCACGCACGTCGCCCCCACCTCCCTCATCACCGACCGCCACGCCATCCGCCACGACCCGCCGGACATCCTGCTCACCAACTACAAGATGCTCGACCAGCTCCTCCTGCGGCCCGAGGACCGCGAGCTGTGGCAGGCCTCCGCCGCCTCCCTCACCTACCTCGTCCTGGACGAGTTCCACACCTACGACGGCGCCCAGGGCACCGACGTCGCCATGCTCCTGCGCCGCCTCGGCCTGGCCCTGCGCGCCCATCTGCCCGCGGACGATCCCCGCCAGGAGGACTACACCCGCTCCCCGCTCGGCCCCTTCTGCCCCGTCGCCACCTCCGCCACCCTCGGCGACGGCGACCCCACCCGGATGCTCGGCTTCGCCCGCGACGTCTTCGGCACCGACCTGGCCGACGAGGCCGTCATCACCGAGACCCGCGCCAGCCTCGGCACCTGGGCGGAGCCCCACCAAGCAGCCACCGCAGCCCTTGGCCTGGCCGAGCACGCCCGCCGCCTCGCCGACCTGCCTGCCGAGGACTTGAGGCGCCTTGCCGACGTCGCCGAGCAGCCGGCCACCGAGCCCGAGCAACTTCTCAGCAGCGTCGCCTCTGTCCTCTACGACATCCCGGATGACCCGCGCGCAAGCCTCACCGCATCCGACCTCGCCCACGCCATCCAGGCCCACCCCGACGTCCTGGACCTCATCCGCGACGCGGAGCATGCCGCACCCCTGACCGAGCTCGCCGGCAGGCTCCTCACCCCCGCCCAGCTCACCGAGCCCGCTGTCAGCCGCCGAGCGCTGGCAGCCCTCCTCGCGGCGCTCTCCGCCATCCGGGCGGGTCTTGACGGCGGTCCCGACCGGGGCGCCGTCGGCGTCGAGGTCACCATGTGGGTCCGCGAGGTCACCCGCGTGGACCGCCTCCTCGACGCCCGCCCCGCCTTCCGCTGGGCGGACTCCCCCAGCCAGCAGGCCCAGGACGCCCCGGCGCGTCCCGCCCTGTACTGCCGCTCCTGCGGCCGCTCCGGCTGGGGCATCGTCCTGGCCCCCACCGGGCAGGGAGAGAAGGCCGACCAGAGCCATGCGCGCCGCGACCGGCTCGCCGGCGACACCCGCTTCCGGGCGCTGCTGGCCGCCCCCGGAGAGGAGGCCGACTACCGCAACCGCATCACTGCCGGCGACCCCAACCCGCAGGCCCACCACCCCGGCCTGCGCTGGTACTCGGTCACCGACCGCGAGCTGCTCACCCGCATGCCCGCGGAAGACTCCCTGGAGGCCCGTGAGGGTCACTACCTGCCCGTCCTCGTCCTCACCGGTGACGAGCGCACCATCGCCGAGGACACCACCCGGGACGTCTGCCCCTCCTGCGGGGCCAGGGACGCCATCCGCTTCCTCGGCTCGGCGGTCGCCACCCTGCTGTCCGTCAGCCTCACCACGCTCTTCGGCGACGACGCCCTCGACAATGCCGACAAGCGCGCCCTCATCTTCACCGACTCCGTCCAGGATGCCGCCCACCGGGCCGGCTTCGTCGACCAGCGCTCCCACACCATGAGCCTGCGCTCCGCCCTGCGCGGTGCTCTCACCACGGAGACAGACCTGCCCTCCTGGGCCGACGCCGCACTGGAGGCGGCCAGCCCCAGCGCCTTCGACCGCTACCGCCTGGTCCCCGCCGCCCTGTCCGACCACCAGCAATTCACGCCCTACTGGGCCCCCAAGGCCACGGCCAGCAAGCGCCGCACCGCCGCCGGCTATGTGCGCCGTCGGCTCCTGTTCGACATGGCCCTGGAGGTGGGCCTCCAGTCCACCTACGGGCGCACCCTGGAGGCCACCGGCTCCCTCACCGTCCATGTGGACGTCGGCTCTCCCGCCGACCTCGCCCGGATCGCCCGGGCGGCCCTCGGGGAGGACGGCGCGCCCGCCGCCCTGCCCGGCCTGGAGGCCGCCACCGAGACTGCACTGCTCACCTGGGTGCGCGGCACCGTCGAGCGCATGCGCCGTGAGGGCGCCATCGACCACGAGTGGCTGGAGCGCTACAAGAAGGAGGACGGCAGGCGCCTGTGGATCTGGTTCAAGCGCAGCCGCAAAGAGGGACAGCCAGCCTTCCCCGCCGGACGCTCCGCACCCTCCTTCCCGCAGGTCGGCGGGCGCATCGACACCCGCCACTCGGCCTTTACGCAGGTCTCCTCCACCCAGTCCTGGTACGCCACCTGGACCCGCAAGTGCCTGGGCGTCACCCCCACGCACGCCGCCCGCCTTGCCTCCTCGCTGCTCGCGCACCTCGCCCAGGCCGGAGTCCTGTCCACCACCCGCACCGTCTCCGGCGGCACCGTCTACGGCATCCCCGCCGAGAGGGTGCTCGTCACCCCATGGTCGGCCGACGACGGCGAGGACCTCCTCCTGGTGTGCGACACCTGCCGCAGCCAGCTTCCCGCCGCAGCGGCCACCACCAGCCAGCTGGACAGCGCCCCCTGCCTGGTCGCCCGCTGCCCCGGGCACCTGAGGGCCACCCACCACCCCGGGGACAGCTTCTACCGCGCCATGTACGCCGCCGCGCATGTGCGGCGGGTCGACGCCCGCGAGCACACCTCACTGCTGGAGGCCACCGAGCGCGCCGCCGTCGAGGCCGGCTTCAAGCGCCCCGTCCAGCAGCCCGGCGACCCCAATGTCCTCGTGGCCACCCCCACCCTGGAGATGGGCATCGACATCGGTGACCTGTCCACGGTCATGCTCGGCTCCCTGCCGGAGACGGTCGCCTCCTACGTGCAGCGGGTCGGGCGCGCCGGTCGCCGCAGCGGCTCGGCCCTCGCGCTGGCCTATGTGCCCGGGCGCGTAGGCCAGATCCGGCTCCTGGAGGATCCCGCCCGGCTGCTCGACGGCGCCGTCGCCCCACCGGCCACCTACCTGGGTGCCGAGGAGATCCTGCGCCGCCAGTTCCTCGCCTACGTCATCGACACCCTCACCCGCGAGAGTCACCCGGCCGTCCCCGGAGGAGGCCGCGGCCGGGGCACGGCCCGCACGGCCTTCGATATGCGCGGCCAGGGCACCCTCATCGCCGCCATCACCGAGCGGATCGCTCGCGACGGCGCCCTGCTGGCGGCGGCCTTCACCGCCACCTTCGCCAACCGCACCCCGGCGCTGGGCCGCCTGACCTCCTGGGCCAGTAACGACGGCGGGGCCGGGCCTCGCGCCATGCTTGAGCGGGCGGCCACCGAGCACCGCGCCGAGGTGGAGCAGCTGCGTCACCAGGACCAGCAGATCGAGGCGGCCCTGCCCGAGCTCATCGCCGCCACCGAGCGGCCCAATCCCACCGAGGAGGACCACCGGGCCCGGCGTGCCGCCGAGGGCGCCCGCAAGGCCATCGCCGCCAGGCTCATCGACGTGGAGCAAGAGTTCTGGGTCGCCGCCCTGGAGAGGCACGGCGTTCTGCCCAACTACGCCCTCATCGATGACGCGGTCCGCCTGTCCGCCCGCGTGTCCTGGCGAGACCCGGAGAAAGATGAGTTCAACACCGAGCCCCACGACATCGACCGGGCCTCGGCCCATGCCCTGCACGAGCTCGCCCCCGGGACGGTCTTCTACACCCGCGGCATGGAGATGAGCATCGACGGCGTCGACTCCTCGGGCCTGGCCGAGCAGGCGCAGTGGTGGCTGACCTGCTCCTCCTGCGGCTACGTCAAGATCCACGATCCGCAGGAGCACCCGCCGGCCGCCCCAGGGCAGTGCCCGCGCTGCGGGGACACGGCCATCGCCGACGTCGGCCGGGCGCGGCGCGTCCTGCGCCTGACCCGGGTCTTCGCCGACGTCGCCAAGGACGACGCCCGCATCGGTGACAGCCGGGACGAGCGGGCGGCGATGCGCTTCGAGGTTCATCCCCTGGCCGACCTCGACCCCTCACGCACCGAGCGTCAGTGGAGCGTGGATGCCACCGGATTCGGGATCAACCGGTTCCGGAGCCTGCCCCTGCGCTGGCTCAACACCGGTCGGGCCCTGCCGGGGCAGTCGGTGGACCAGGTCGGCGGCACGCCGGTGCGCGCCCGCGGCTTCCGCCTGTGCGAGGCCTGCGGGAAGCTCGACACGAGCACCGGGGCCTCCTCACCGCGTGAGCACCGCGCCTGGTGCGAGCACCGCAGCGATCCGCGCGAGCACGTCATCCAGGTGGACCTCATGCGCGACCTGACCACCGAGGCCATCGCCCTCGTCCTGCCCCAGGGCTTCGCCTCCGACCAGCCGGGCGTCGCCTCCCTGGCAAGCGCGCTGATGCTCGGACTGGAGATCACCACCGGCGGCGCCCCCGACCACCTGGGCATCCTCAGCGCCCCCTACCCCGTGCTCCGGGGCGCCCCCGGCGAGACCCGCCCCGCCCTCCTGCTCCATGACACCGTTCCCGGAGGCACCGGCTACCTCACCGACCTCGGGGAGCCCGCCGCGGCGTGGGGCCTGCTCGTGCGCACCGCCCAGCGCCTGGAGACCTGCCCGTGCGCCGCCCAGGGCAAGGACCTGTGCCACAACTGCCTCCAGCCGCACGCGGCAGGAACAGCGGGTACGACGGGCACAGCGAGCTCGGCCGGCACGGCGTCGGGAGAGGTCTCGCGCGCCTCGGCTCTGCACGCCCTGCGTCAGCTCCTCGGCCTGGAGGCGGGCGAGCCGGCCACCGACCTCGACCCGGCCGAGCCCCGATGGCGGGTCACCGACGAGCCCGTGCGGGCCGGCTACGGCGAGAGCCCCCTGGAGGTGCGCTTCCGCAGCGAGCTCAAGGACAGACTGTCAGCGGATATGGCCGTGCGGGTGAGCGGCGACCCCTCCGGCGCACCGGCCCTCGACCTGGACGGCGGGCGCTGGCGGGTGCGGCCCCAGGTGGACGCCCTGGGACGGACCCGGCCCGACTTCACCGCCCTGCACGCCAGCGGGCGCGCCCCCATCGCCATCTACACCGACGGGCTGAGCTACCACGCGAGCCGCGAGCACAACCGTCTGGCCGACGACGCCACCAAGCGCGCCGCGCTGCGCGCCCACGGCTACCGCGTCATCGCCGTGGCCAAGGACGACCTCGATGGCCCGTGGAACCCGAGGTGGCTCGACGACAACGCCGCAGCGGCCCTGAAGAACGGCAGCCTGGGCGCCGCCCGCGCCAGCGCCATCACCGACGAGGCGATCGAGGTCTGGCGCGGCGGCCCCATGACGCTCCTGGCGGCCATGCTGCGTGACGACGCCACCGGCGCCAACGCCCAGGCCGTCGCCCTGTCCGCCCTCGCCGACTCCCTGTGGGGGCCGCTCATCCTCGGCGCCGCCGGGCACACCGCCTTCTTCGGAGGCGCCACCCTGCGCTACACCGCTGCCGCGCGCCCCGAGGCGAATCCGCTCTGGGAGGCAGTCCACGCCCTCCTCCCCGACGAGAACCTGCCCGATCCGATCGCCCCGACCACGGCAGCCTCAGGGGCGATCTTCAGCGGACCGCACTTGGCCCTGGCGATCCAGACCAGCGACTCAGCCACCACCGGGATCGCCCTGGTCATCGACGACTCGAATGAGGCGCTGGCCTCGCCCGAGCACCGGGACGCCTGGCTGACATGGCTGCGGTTGAGCAACGTCCTTCCCCTGGCGGGCGCCTCTGTGACGATCACGACGACGAGCCTGGCGCTGGAGGAGCTGCGGGCGCGCGCCGAGGCCAGCGGCTCCGACTCGGGCTCAGACCAGGCCGCCATGGCGGCTCTCGGCTGGGACAGGGTCGACCGGGAGCTGGCCGATCCTCAGGTTCTCGCGCTCCTGCCTCACCTGGCGGCCGCCGGGGTGCGCTTCGAACGGGAGGGCCAGGAGGAGGCCGACGGCGTCATGACGGACCTGTCCTGGCCCGCCCAGCGAGTCGCCGTCGTCGTCGAGCCGGAGGATGAGGCGGTAGAGGCCCTCGAGGCCGCCGGCTGGCGTGTCACAGCCGTGGGGGATGATGGTGCCGTCACCGCCGCCGAGATCCGCTCGCTCCTGGAAGGACGCTGA
- a CDS encoding UvrD-helicase domain-containing protein, whose protein sequence is MPTIVWPSSRPKDAISRDPSLRAKIGPFITKLSGGATSVGLHVEPIRGSVDRRVRTARVTDFYRAVLFELDGGGQRVYVVYGIWPHDEAIAVARTVTVGINPYNGAAQVTDVRDGVGQDGQAVEEARRDARQRLADARREAEEIAREAARIEADNAEARRRMEEAGAPAPAGRVAGAEATPGVVVATRDNPPAWPDGLTVESLRDELGIDVRLAAAALAATRESELLDLAATAEPSWQGEALLALATGSDIEDVRENFELRHPRDVTTEQPTDEEVIAGLRTRAARSAFTWLETDEDLRRAIEGLTFAQWQLFLHPQQRFLVERRWNGPMRISGGAGTGKTVVTVHRAADLARRHAEAAESQLHGLGSESAPRILLTTFTRNLADDLRRQVAQLAPGVTFAEKVGEPGLLVSGLDKVARAILQRAGEDIAPVAERVLGRRRTRVLTYARNDLWQDVLALAGDKLPPDLQSADFLASEYELVVLPQHVTTLQQYVRVRRPGRGVSLDRRKRAAVWSAMERYRDRCTELDATSFAEQLALAAAWLDDEAGRGSARPYQHVLVDEAQDLTPSHLLLLRALVEPGPDDLFLAEDSHQRIYGKKIVLNHYGINIRGRSRRLTRNYRTTRQNLALAFGILDQGVYEDMEGQAEEHRYLSPRSGPEPVLLHADSKAEELDAAAQLLRRWLEDDFEHQGAEPGAAGAESLAILVRDRYQRDAVVTGLAERGIEVRPVDREAVGRGRPVVMTMHRAKGLEFRKVLLFDVSKASIPRALRDQQYSDADRADALLRERSLLYVAATRARDHLAVSWTGEPSPLLEGIVDLG, encoded by the coding sequence ATGCCGACCATCGTATGGCCCAGCAGTAGGCCCAAGGACGCCATCAGCCGGGATCCATCGCTGCGCGCCAAGATCGGCCCCTTCATCACCAAGCTCTCCGGCGGGGCCACCAGCGTGGGTCTGCACGTGGAGCCCATCCGGGGATCCGTCGATCGCCGGGTGCGCACCGCCCGGGTCACCGACTTCTACCGGGCTGTGCTCTTCGAGCTCGACGGAGGCGGCCAGCGCGTCTACGTCGTCTACGGCATCTGGCCGCATGACGAGGCCATCGCGGTCGCCAGAACCGTGACGGTCGGCATCAACCCGTACAACGGCGCCGCTCAGGTGACCGATGTCCGCGACGGCGTCGGCCAGGATGGTCAGGCGGTTGAGGAGGCACGGCGAGACGCCCGCCAGCGGCTGGCCGATGCGCGCAGGGAGGCCGAGGAGATCGCGCGCGAGGCCGCGCGCATCGAGGCTGACAACGCCGAGGCGCGCCGCCGCATGGAGGAGGCCGGCGCGCCCGCCCCAGCAGGGCGAGTGGCAGGGGCGGAGGCGACTCCCGGCGTCGTCGTGGCGACGCGTGACAACCCTCCAGCGTGGCCCGACGGCCTGACGGTGGAGTCGCTGCGCGATGAGCTGGGCATTGATGTCCGCTTGGCGGCTGCGGCGCTCGCCGCGACCCGCGAGTCAGAGCTGCTGGACCTGGCCGCTACCGCCGAGCCCTCCTGGCAGGGTGAGGCGCTGCTGGCGCTGGCCACTGGCTCGGACATTGAGGATGTCCGCGAGAACTTCGAGCTCCGGCATCCGCGGGACGTCACCACCGAGCAGCCCACGGACGAGGAGGTCATCGCCGGGCTGCGCACTCGGGCGGCTCGCTCCGCCTTCACCTGGTTGGAGACCGATGAGGATCTGCGCCGCGCCATCGAAGGGCTGACCTTCGCGCAGTGGCAGCTCTTCCTCCACCCGCAGCAGCGGTTCCTGGTTGAACGTCGCTGGAACGGTCCCATGAGGATCTCCGGCGGGGCGGGGACGGGCAAGACCGTGGTGACCGTGCACCGGGCCGCCGACCTGGCCAGGCGGCATGCTGAGGCGGCTGAGAGCCAGCTCCATGGGTTGGGCTCGGAGAGTGCCCCGCGGATCCTGCTGACGACCTTCACGCGCAACCTCGCCGACGACCTGCGGCGGCAGGTGGCGCAACTGGCCCCAGGGGTGACGTTCGCGGAGAAGGTTGGCGAGCCGGGCCTGCTTGTCTCCGGTCTGGACAAGGTGGCCCGTGCCATCCTCCAGCGCGCCGGGGAGGACATCGCGCCGGTCGCTGAGCGTGTGCTGGGGCGGCGTCGCACCAGGGTCCTGACCTATGCCAGGAACGATCTGTGGCAGGACGTGCTCGCGCTCGCCGGGGACAAGCTGCCCCCTGATCTGCAGTCGGCGGATTTCCTGGCCTCGGAGTACGAGCTGGTGGTGCTGCCGCAGCATGTGACGACCCTCCAGCAATATGTGCGAGTGCGTCGGCCTGGCCGGGGGGTGTCCCTGGATCGTCGCAAGCGGGCCGCCGTCTGGTCCGCCATGGAGCGGTACCGGGACCGCTGCACAGAGTTGGACGCCACCTCCTTCGCCGAGCAGCTCGCCCTGGCAGCTGCTTGGCTTGATGACGAGGCCGGCCGGGGAAGCGCCCGGCCCTACCAGCACGTTCTGGTCGATGAGGCGCAGGATCTCACTCCCTCTCACCTGCTGCTGCTGCGCGCACTGGTTGAGCCGGGGCCGGATGATCTCTTCCTCGCCGAGGACTCTCATCAGCGCATCTACGGCAAGAAGATCGTGCTCAACCATTACGGGATCAATATCCGAGGGCGGTCGCGGCGGCTCACCCGCAACTACCGCACGACGCGCCAGAACCTCGCCCTGGCCTTCGGGATCCTTGACCAGGGGGTCTATGAGGACATGGAGGGTCAGGCGGAGGAGCACCGGTATCTCTCACCGAGGTCGGGGCCGGAGCCTGTCCTGCTGCACGCCGACTCCAAGGCGGAGGAGCTGGATGCTGCGGCGCAGTTGCTGCGCCGATGGCTGGAGGATGACTTCGAGCACCAGGGCGCGGAACCGGGCGCCGCGGGCGCGGAGAGCCTGGCGATCCTGGTGCGCGACCGCTACCAGCGGGACGCCGTCGTCACCGGGCTGGCCGAGCGCGGCATCGAGGTCCGGCCGGTGGACCGGGAGGCGGTGGGGCGTGGCAGGCCCGTGGTCATGACCATGCACCGCGCCAAGGGGCTGGAGTTCCGCAAGGTGCTGCTCTTCGACGTCTCCAAGGCCTCGATCCCGCGCGCATTGCGGGATCAGCAGTACTCGGATGCCGACCGCGCTGACGCCCTCCTGCGCGAGCGCTCCCTGCTGTACGTCGCCGCGACCCGCGCCCGCGACCACCTGGCCGTCTCCTGGACCGGGGAGCCGAGCCCCTTGCTGGAGGGGATCGTGGACCTCGGGTAG
- a CDS encoding type II toxin-antitoxin system RelE/ParE family toxin, with amino-acid sequence MPEREIAYRPAFLRDVKRLKRKHYDMEALKTAIQAVADRRADWLRQHRDHQLTGNLSAYRELHIAADWLLLYTIESDGTLVLARTGSHDQLL; translated from the coding sequence GTGCCTGAGCGCGAGATCGCCTACCGGCCGGCCTTCCTGCGCGACGTGAAACGGCTCAAGCGCAAGCACTACGACATGGAGGCGCTCAAGACCGCGATCCAAGCAGTCGCGGACCGCCGTGCCGACTGGCTCAGACAGCATCGGGACCACCAACTCACGGGCAACCTCTCCGCCTACCGTGAATTGCACATCGCAGCCGACTGGCTCCTCCTCTACACCATCGAGAGCGATGGCACCCTCGTCCTGGCCCGCACCGGAAGCCACGACCAACTCCTGTAA
- a CDS encoding type II toxin-antitoxin system RelB/DinJ family antitoxin: MELDTRIQVRTNRQLKERATRTLDRMGIDMPTAINMFLNQIVHDQRLPFQPSLTPYVDAIREAEAESAVKVRDVDELMDLIDRA, translated from the coding sequence ATGGAACTCGATACTCGCATCCAGGTGCGCACCAACCGCCAGCTCAAGGAGCGGGCCACAAGGACCCTGGACAGGATGGGCATCGACATGCCCACCGCGATCAACATGTTCCTCAACCAGATCGTCCACGACCAGAGGCTGCCCTTCCAACCCAGTCTCACCCCTTACGTCGACGCGATCCGCGAGGCTGAGGCCGAGTCCGCTGTCAAGGTCCGAGACGTCGACGAGTTGATGGACCTCATTGACCGTGCCTGA